One Gossypium hirsutum isolate 1008001.06 chromosome A11, Gossypium_hirsutum_v2.1, whole genome shotgun sequence genomic window carries:
- the LOC107899797 gene encoding probable LRR receptor-like serine/threonine-protein kinase At5g10290 isoform X2 → MESFRGFIILACLLSFVSANLQGDALFALKTSLRASPDQLRDWNPDQVNPCTWSNVMCDPNNNVISVMLASMNFSGMLSPKIGVLTTLSSLTLKGNGITGEIPKELGNLSSLTSLDLENNRLTGDIPSSLGNLKNLQFLTLSMNNLTGTIPLSISDLPKLISLLLDGNDLSGQVPDHLFRIPIYNFTGNRLNCGRNFPHGCASKGNESGSSQKPKVGIIVGIIGGFIILLLFSSLLFFLCKGRRKGYKAEVFVDVAGEVDRRIAFGQLKRFAWRELQLATDSFSEKNILGQGGFGKVYKGVLSDNTKIAVKRLTDFESPGGDAAFQREVEMISVAVHRNLLRLIGFCTTPTERLLVYPFMENLSVAYRLRELKPGEPVLDWPTRKRIALGAARGLEYLHEHCNPKIIHRDVKAANVLLDEDFEAVVGDFGLAKLVDVRRTNVTTQVRGTMGHIAPEYLSTGKSSERTDVFGYGIMLLELVTGQRAIDFSRLEEEDDVLLLDHVKKLEREKKLDAIVDRNLNKNYNIEEVEAMIQVALLCTQASPEERPAMSEVVRMLEGEGLAERWEEWQHVEVTRREEYERLQRRFEWGEDSLYNQDAIELSGGR, encoded by the exons ATGGAATCCTTTCGTGGTTTTATTATATTGGCTTGCTTGCTTTCTTTTGTATCTGCTAATTTACAAG gAGATGCTTTATTTGCATTGAAGACTTCACTCCGTGCTTCACCCGATCAGTTGAGAGACTGGAATCCCGATCAAGTTAATCCTTGCACTTGGTCAAATGTTATGTGTGATCCTAATAATAATGTCATTTCCGT GATGTTGGCATCCATGAACTTTTCTGGTATGCTGTCCCCTAAAATAGGAGTTCTGACAACACTTTCATCACT TACATTGAAAGGAAATGGTATAACTGGTGAGATACCAAAAGAGTTAGGGAACTTGTCGAGCTTGACCAGCTTGGATTTGGAAAATAATCGTTTAACCGGAGATATACCTTCTTCCCTCGGTAATCTTAAAAATCTCCAATTCCT GACACTGAGCATGAACAATCTTACTGGGACTATCCCTTTGTCAATCTCAGATCTTCCAAAGTTGATTAGTCT TCTGCTCGATGGAAATGATCTTAGCGGTCAGGTTCCTGATCATTTGTTCCGCATTCCGATTTACAA tttTACAGGAAACAGGCTAAATTGTGGTCGAAATTTTCCGCACGGTTGTGCGTCAAAAGGAAATGAGTCGG GTTCTTCACAGAAACCGAAAGTTGGAATTATAGTTGGAATTATTGGCGGGTTTATAATTCTTCTTCTTTTCAGTAGCTTGCTGTTTTTCTTGTGCAAGGGTCGACGGAAAGGCTACAAGGCTGAAGTTTTTGTAGATGTTGCAG GTGAAGTCGACAGAAGAATTGCTTTTGGTCAATTGAAAAGGTTTGCTTGGAGGGAATTACAGTTGGCTACTGATAGCTTCAGTGAAAAGAATATCCTCGGACAGGGAGGTTTTGGAAAGGTTTATAAAGGCGTGCTTTCTGATAACACAAAAATTGCAGTTAAGAGATTAACCGATTTTGAAAGTCCTGGAGGAGATGCGGCTTTTCAACGTGAAGTCGAGATGATAAGCGTAGCTGTTCACAGGAATCTCTTGAGGCTGATTGGCTTTTGCACAACACCAACTGAACGCCTTTTGGTTTATCCGTTTATGGAGAATTTAAGTGTGGCCTATCGCCTTAGAG AACTCAAACCTGGTGAACCTGTTTTAGATTGGCCTACAAGAAAAAGAATAGCCCTAGGTGCAGCACGTGGACTGGAATACCTTCATGAGCATTGCAATCCGAAGATCATTCATCGGGATGTGAAGGCAGCTAATGTATTATTGGACGAAGACTTTGAAGCAGTTGTTGGTGACTTCGGCCTTGCAAAGTTGGTTGACGTCAGGCGGACAAATGTAACGACTCAAGTTCGAGGGACAATGGGTCACATAGCACCCGAGTACTTGTCCACTGGGAAGTCATCGGAAAGGACAGATGTCTTTGGTTACGGGATTATGCTTCTAGAGCTTGTAACAGGTCAACGCGCGATTGATTTTTCACGCTTGGAAGAAGAGGATGATGTTTTGCTGCTTGATCAT GTCAAGAAGCTGGAAAGGGAGAAAAAGCTGGATGCTATTGTAGATCGGAACCTTAATAAAAACTACAACATCGAGGAGGTGGAAGCAATGATCCAAGTTGCATTGCTTTGTACACAAGCTTCACCCGAGGAGCGTCCAGCAATGTCAGAGGTGGTGAGGATGCTGGAAGGAGAGGGGCTGGCTGAGAGATGGGAAGAGTGGCAGCATGTTGAAGTTACGCGTAGGGAAGAGTACGAAAGACTTCAAAGGAGATTTGAATGGGGAGAAGATTCATTATATAATCAGGACGCGATCGAGTTATCCGGCGGAAGATGA
- the LOC107899797 gene encoding probable LRR receptor-like serine/threonine-protein kinase At5g10290 isoform X1, giving the protein MESFRGFIILACLLSFVSANLQGDALFALKTSLRASPDQLRDWNPDQVNPCTWSNVMCDPNNNVISVMLASMNFSGMLSPKIGVLTTLSSLTLKGNGITGEIPKELGNLSSLTSLDLENNRLTGDIPSSLGNLKNLQFLRTLSMNNLTGTIPLSISDLPKLISLLLDGNDLSGQVPDHLFRIPIYNFTGNRLNCGRNFPHGCASKGNESGSSQKPKVGIIVGIIGGFIILLLFSSLLFFLCKGRRKGYKAEVFVDVAGEVDRRIAFGQLKRFAWRELQLATDSFSEKNILGQGGFGKVYKGVLSDNTKIAVKRLTDFESPGGDAAFQREVEMISVAVHRNLLRLIGFCTTPTERLLVYPFMENLSVAYRLRELKPGEPVLDWPTRKRIALGAARGLEYLHEHCNPKIIHRDVKAANVLLDEDFEAVVGDFGLAKLVDVRRTNVTTQVRGTMGHIAPEYLSTGKSSERTDVFGYGIMLLELVTGQRAIDFSRLEEEDDVLLLDHVKKLEREKKLDAIVDRNLNKNYNIEEVEAMIQVALLCTQASPEERPAMSEVVRMLEGEGLAERWEEWQHVEVTRREEYERLQRRFEWGEDSLYNQDAIELSGGR; this is encoded by the exons ATGGAATCCTTTCGTGGTTTTATTATATTGGCTTGCTTGCTTTCTTTTGTATCTGCTAATTTACAAG gAGATGCTTTATTTGCATTGAAGACTTCACTCCGTGCTTCACCCGATCAGTTGAGAGACTGGAATCCCGATCAAGTTAATCCTTGCACTTGGTCAAATGTTATGTGTGATCCTAATAATAATGTCATTTCCGT GATGTTGGCATCCATGAACTTTTCTGGTATGCTGTCCCCTAAAATAGGAGTTCTGACAACACTTTCATCACT TACATTGAAAGGAAATGGTATAACTGGTGAGATACCAAAAGAGTTAGGGAACTTGTCGAGCTTGACCAGCTTGGATTTGGAAAATAATCGTTTAACCGGAGATATACCTTCTTCCCTCGGTAATCTTAAAAATCTCCAATTCCT CAGGACACTGAGCATGAACAATCTTACTGGGACTATCCCTTTGTCAATCTCAGATCTTCCAAAGTTGATTAGTCT TCTGCTCGATGGAAATGATCTTAGCGGTCAGGTTCCTGATCATTTGTTCCGCATTCCGATTTACAA tttTACAGGAAACAGGCTAAATTGTGGTCGAAATTTTCCGCACGGTTGTGCGTCAAAAGGAAATGAGTCGG GTTCTTCACAGAAACCGAAAGTTGGAATTATAGTTGGAATTATTGGCGGGTTTATAATTCTTCTTCTTTTCAGTAGCTTGCTGTTTTTCTTGTGCAAGGGTCGACGGAAAGGCTACAAGGCTGAAGTTTTTGTAGATGTTGCAG GTGAAGTCGACAGAAGAATTGCTTTTGGTCAATTGAAAAGGTTTGCTTGGAGGGAATTACAGTTGGCTACTGATAGCTTCAGTGAAAAGAATATCCTCGGACAGGGAGGTTTTGGAAAGGTTTATAAAGGCGTGCTTTCTGATAACACAAAAATTGCAGTTAAGAGATTAACCGATTTTGAAAGTCCTGGAGGAGATGCGGCTTTTCAACGTGAAGTCGAGATGATAAGCGTAGCTGTTCACAGGAATCTCTTGAGGCTGATTGGCTTTTGCACAACACCAACTGAACGCCTTTTGGTTTATCCGTTTATGGAGAATTTAAGTGTGGCCTATCGCCTTAGAG AACTCAAACCTGGTGAACCTGTTTTAGATTGGCCTACAAGAAAAAGAATAGCCCTAGGTGCAGCACGTGGACTGGAATACCTTCATGAGCATTGCAATCCGAAGATCATTCATCGGGATGTGAAGGCAGCTAATGTATTATTGGACGAAGACTTTGAAGCAGTTGTTGGTGACTTCGGCCTTGCAAAGTTGGTTGACGTCAGGCGGACAAATGTAACGACTCAAGTTCGAGGGACAATGGGTCACATAGCACCCGAGTACTTGTCCACTGGGAAGTCATCGGAAAGGACAGATGTCTTTGGTTACGGGATTATGCTTCTAGAGCTTGTAACAGGTCAACGCGCGATTGATTTTTCACGCTTGGAAGAAGAGGATGATGTTTTGCTGCTTGATCAT GTCAAGAAGCTGGAAAGGGAGAAAAAGCTGGATGCTATTGTAGATCGGAACCTTAATAAAAACTACAACATCGAGGAGGTGGAAGCAATGATCCAAGTTGCATTGCTTTGTACACAAGCTTCACCCGAGGAGCGTCCAGCAATGTCAGAGGTGGTGAGGATGCTGGAAGGAGAGGGGCTGGCTGAGAGATGGGAAGAGTGGCAGCATGTTGAAGTTACGCGTAGGGAAGAGTACGAAAGACTTCAAAGGAGATTTGAATGGGGAGAAGATTCATTATATAATCAGGACGCGATCGAGTTATCCGGCGGAAGATGA
- the LOC107899797 gene encoding probable LRR receptor-like serine/threonine-protein kinase At5g10290 isoform X3 codes for MCDPNNNVISVMLASMNFSGMLSPKIGVLTTLSSLTLKGNGITGEIPKELGNLSSLTSLDLENNRLTGDIPSSLGNLKNLQFLRTLSMNNLTGTIPLSISDLPKLISLLLDGNDLSGQVPDHLFRIPIYNFTGNRLNCGRNFPHGCASKGNESGSSQKPKVGIIVGIIGGFIILLLFSSLLFFLCKGRRKGYKAEVFVDVAGEVDRRIAFGQLKRFAWRELQLATDSFSEKNILGQGGFGKVYKGVLSDNTKIAVKRLTDFESPGGDAAFQREVEMISVAVHRNLLRLIGFCTTPTERLLVYPFMENLSVAYRLRELKPGEPVLDWPTRKRIALGAARGLEYLHEHCNPKIIHRDVKAANVLLDEDFEAVVGDFGLAKLVDVRRTNVTTQVRGTMGHIAPEYLSTGKSSERTDVFGYGIMLLELVTGQRAIDFSRLEEEDDVLLLDHVKKLEREKKLDAIVDRNLNKNYNIEEVEAMIQVALLCTQASPEERPAMSEVVRMLEGEGLAERWEEWQHVEVTRREEYERLQRRFEWGEDSLYNQDAIELSGGR; via the exons ATGTGTGATCCTAATAATAATGTCATTTCCGT GATGTTGGCATCCATGAACTTTTCTGGTATGCTGTCCCCTAAAATAGGAGTTCTGACAACACTTTCATCACT TACATTGAAAGGAAATGGTATAACTGGTGAGATACCAAAAGAGTTAGGGAACTTGTCGAGCTTGACCAGCTTGGATTTGGAAAATAATCGTTTAACCGGAGATATACCTTCTTCCCTCGGTAATCTTAAAAATCTCCAATTCCT CAGGACACTGAGCATGAACAATCTTACTGGGACTATCCCTTTGTCAATCTCAGATCTTCCAAAGTTGATTAGTCT TCTGCTCGATGGAAATGATCTTAGCGGTCAGGTTCCTGATCATTTGTTCCGCATTCCGATTTACAA tttTACAGGAAACAGGCTAAATTGTGGTCGAAATTTTCCGCACGGTTGTGCGTCAAAAGGAAATGAGTCGG GTTCTTCACAGAAACCGAAAGTTGGAATTATAGTTGGAATTATTGGCGGGTTTATAATTCTTCTTCTTTTCAGTAGCTTGCTGTTTTTCTTGTGCAAGGGTCGACGGAAAGGCTACAAGGCTGAAGTTTTTGTAGATGTTGCAG GTGAAGTCGACAGAAGAATTGCTTTTGGTCAATTGAAAAGGTTTGCTTGGAGGGAATTACAGTTGGCTACTGATAGCTTCAGTGAAAAGAATATCCTCGGACAGGGAGGTTTTGGAAAGGTTTATAAAGGCGTGCTTTCTGATAACACAAAAATTGCAGTTAAGAGATTAACCGATTTTGAAAGTCCTGGAGGAGATGCGGCTTTTCAACGTGAAGTCGAGATGATAAGCGTAGCTGTTCACAGGAATCTCTTGAGGCTGATTGGCTTTTGCACAACACCAACTGAACGCCTTTTGGTTTATCCGTTTATGGAGAATTTAAGTGTGGCCTATCGCCTTAGAG AACTCAAACCTGGTGAACCTGTTTTAGATTGGCCTACAAGAAAAAGAATAGCCCTAGGTGCAGCACGTGGACTGGAATACCTTCATGAGCATTGCAATCCGAAGATCATTCATCGGGATGTGAAGGCAGCTAATGTATTATTGGACGAAGACTTTGAAGCAGTTGTTGGTGACTTCGGCCTTGCAAAGTTGGTTGACGTCAGGCGGACAAATGTAACGACTCAAGTTCGAGGGACAATGGGTCACATAGCACCCGAGTACTTGTCCACTGGGAAGTCATCGGAAAGGACAGATGTCTTTGGTTACGGGATTATGCTTCTAGAGCTTGTAACAGGTCAACGCGCGATTGATTTTTCACGCTTGGAAGAAGAGGATGATGTTTTGCTGCTTGATCAT GTCAAGAAGCTGGAAAGGGAGAAAAAGCTGGATGCTATTGTAGATCGGAACCTTAATAAAAACTACAACATCGAGGAGGTGGAAGCAATGATCCAAGTTGCATTGCTTTGTACACAAGCTTCACCCGAGGAGCGTCCAGCAATGTCAGAGGTGGTGAGGATGCTGGAAGGAGAGGGGCTGGCTGAGAGATGGGAAGAGTGGCAGCATGTTGAAGTTACGCGTAGGGAAGAGTACGAAAGACTTCAAAGGAGATTTGAATGGGGAGAAGATTCATTATATAATCAGGACGCGATCGAGTTATCCGGCGGAAGATGA
- the LOC107899819 gene encoding zinc finger protein STOP1 homolog, whose amino-acid sequence MSNPGEPLRMSSDYPGTGGASERQQEPDGDADLRVPLQNLSTVKRRMDSLQDFLSQSVNTNTLISKDQMDHVSSEIVNAVHQTIINGAALLSCAQIHYRNLAPVLNPTPETKPEFEDYDGGESEVIELDAVELLSEHLHFCEICGKGFKRDANLRMHMRAHGDQYKTPEALAKKPEVKNTVRKTQFSCPYEGCNRNKKHKKFRPLKSVICVRNHFKRSHCPKMYCCNRCHKKSFSVLADLKAHLKNCGVGEERKKWKCSCGNGFSRKDKLFGHISLFEGHMPAVAAEEDQKLKGVVAMEEAEDEDEDELTEKESYLDDGFFNDLDLLDGFGSFENYSLQDVLGPSRVVL is encoded by the coding sequence ATGTCGAATCCCGGAGAACCCTTACGTATGTCGTCGGACTATCCCGGCACCGGAGGAGCCTCTGAACGGCAACAAGAGCCGGACGGCGATGCCGATCTACGTGTTCCACTCCAAAATCTCTCGACGGTGAAAAGAAGGATGGACTCTCTACAAGATTTCCTCTCTCAATCGGTCAACACCAACACTTTGATCTCCAAAGATCAAATGGACCACGTTTCCTCCGAAATCGTCAACGCCGTCCACCAAACTATCATCAACGGTGCCGCTCTTCTCTCTTGTGCCCAAATCCATTACCGTAATCTGGCTCCGGTTCTAAACCCGACACCAGAAACAAAACCCGAGTTCGAAGATTACGATGGAGGAGAGTCCGAGGTAATCGAATTAGACGCCGTCGAATTGCTTTCGGAACATTTACATTTCTGCGAAATTTGCGGGAAAGGTTTCAAACGTGATGCGAATCTACGGATGCATATGAGGGCTCACGGAGATCAGTACAAAACTCCAGAAGCGTTGGCGAAGAAACCGGAAGTAAAGAATACAGTTCGGAAAACCCAATTCTCGTGCCCATATGAGGGGTGTAATAGAAAcaagaaacataaaaaatttaggcCACTGAAGTCGGTTATTTGTGTAAGGAACCATTTCAAGAGAAGCCATTGCCCAAAAATGTATTGTTGCAATAGGTGCCATAAGAAGAGTTTCTCGGTTTTGGCGGATTTGAAGGCTCATTTGAAGAATTGTGGCGTAGGTGAAGAGAGAAAGAAGTGGAAATGTAGTTGTGGGAATGGGTTTTCAAGGAAAGATAAGCTTTTTGGACATATATCATTGTTCGAAGGGCATATGCCGGCGGTGGCGGCCGAGGAGGATCAGAAGCTGAAAGGAGTGGTGGCAATGGAGGAAGCTGAAGACGAAGATGAAGATGAGTTGACGGAGAAAGAATCCTATTTGGATGATGGGTTTTTTAATGATCTCGATTTGCTTGATGGGTTTGGGTCTTTTGAGAATTACTCTTTGCAAGATGTGTTGGGACCGTCTCGCGTTGTGTTGTAG